TCTGGAGGGTGAGACGCGTCTCCTACGTAAGACAGACTCAGGAACCCTCCAGACAAACGCTATAGGACGCTCCACAGGACTTTAGGAATTCatttattgctgttttcttCAATGGACAATGTCACTGTCGGACTAGCGTACGGCTCCCCAGCAGGGTTTATCTCTCTGCTGTCGGTGTTCTTTAGTGCCTCATCAATTCCTCACACACTTTGTGTAGTTGACCTGGGGTCAAACACCCGGCTGGGAGCTGCCTGAGGTCAAAACTGAAAATCTAACGGAAAGACCAAAATATAGACTGGTTTCCTGCTGTGCAGAAGCAAATGGCCTGGTGGAGATAACGTCCTCCGGGTTCACTCAGCCActgctgagtcagcagaaaGCCCCCGTCTGcaggagctctgcagagaaatgagtggaaacagaaaactgaagacCCAGCATGCTCCCAGAGCCTGAACGCCACCACCTCAACACTGTACAGGAATCAGCTGACCTCCAGTTGACCCCCACTGCTGTGCTTCATGTCCTCCAACCCTGCGAAGGAcgagcagtggagcagtggagcagcaggtggaggaggctggagggggtccCGGACCATCAGAGGTCTGATGGATTCCTCTCACACCTCTGTGGGTCTGGGCTTTGCCTTCCAGCCTCTCCTCAGCTTGTGCTGGAGCAGGTGAGGGCCAGCGTCCGGGGCCGATGGGGGCTTTGTGTGGTCCTCAGCCTTCTTACAGCCGTCTCACTTTCTTTGAGTGTGTGACCAAAGAGAAATCCACCTCCCACCAGTTTTCATGATTTACGTTTGCGGCCTACACACCCCCAGTCACGGCGGCCTCGTGGCCTCGCAGCGGGAACAGCTAACAGCTACTTTCTCCATAAAAGTGTCCGCTGGCACAAAAAACACCTGAACACTGAAGCTAAACGGAGAGTTTCAAGAAGCTGCTGACATGAAGCCgaaggtgtgagtgtgaggagaGCAGATGGCGGTCCGAAGACCGCAGTGTGAGGGCTTCACACAGGAGAAAACAGCTTCTGGAGAAGAGGCTTTTAAATATTCAagaacggtgtgtgtgtgtgtgtgtgtgtgtgtgtgtgtgtgtgtgtgtgtgtgtgtgtgtgtgtgtgtgtgtgtgtgtgtgtgtgcgtgcgctcacCTCCACAGCATGTGTGTACTGCTCCAGCTTGTCTTCAATCCTGGACACCAGGACGAGAGGCTGCGTCTTCTTGAAGCTGTTGCTGCATCAgagaagcagaaacactgagctgaGGAACGATTCTGCACTGGGTTCCACAGGAATGACGCTCATGCAGCTGTGCATTCCCATGTTTGAATATTTCTAAAATCTAAATCacccaaaaacacaaagtcttCATAGGCTGATTTTCAGTCTGAAGCTCCGTATTGAGATGTTCCTGAGGGAATCCTTCCGGAGGATGAAAACCACACTGTTGACAACTGAGAGTTATAAGAACATCCGACATGGACACTACTTCGTTATGACAGCTAAACCCTTAAAACTGATAAATCATCTTTGATGCAGATGTTTGTTTGTCATTAGCTGCAGTGGTCTCTCAGCCGGAGGGACTTCCCTCATGAGGTGGAGCTGAGGCGGAGATCTCCCGCTGACCGACCTGCTCCACACCACAGCCCTCTGCAGCCACTGCTCTTCATAAATCCTTTGATGCCTTCTGGACAGAGTGGACCGCCGGTCCAGACgccccctctggctcctggcCTCTCTGAGAACCTCCAGTCACAAAACTGTTTAAAGCAGGTTCTGGTGTGAAGGACGTCTGCTGAGCCACTGCTGATACAGTCTCTAATGTGTCCTCCAAGTCTGATTTTGCTGGAGGCAGGAAGTCCTATTGAAGGTCAAACTTCCATTTCCACCACATTCCACCGGCTCAAATGAgtttccttcagcagcaggaaggccACGGCGACACGTTTCTCTGTCCCGCTCCATGACGAGACTTCATCAGGTCAAACAGCGAACCGTGTTCAGGAGAAACTCTGTCCTGGTAAATTCAAGCTATTTATCAGCATTGAACCCTGAACCCTCCTGCTGGAAATCTTTTCATGTGAGGAAGACCTGGGAAGTTTTCCTCACACAGCTGGGTTTATCAGCAGAGGAACCAAGGTCGGGGTGTCTGCTCCGTCGGTACATGTTCATTGGAAAATGAATTTTACCCCCTGCTGAGAGCTCCTGGGAGCTGATCGTTTCCTGCCTCAGACTGCATGGAGCTGAACAGGAACCAGTGTGGGCCACATCTGGTCCAGGTTAAGAGAGGCCGTGAATCACAggctgaggaggtggagaggtcACCTCCAGCCCTCTTCCTCTGGAGGGGTGGAGGcaggggaggggtggaggcaatggaggggtggaggcagtggaggggtggaggcagtggaggcaggggaggggtggaggcaggggaggcagtggaggggtggaggcagtggaggggtggaggggtcaCCTCCAGCCCTCTTCCTCTGGAGGGGTGAAGCcagtggaggggtggaggcagtggaggggtggagtcagtggaggggtggaggcagtggaggagtggaggcagtggaggggtggaggcagcggaggggtggaggcagtggaggggtggaggcagtggaggggtggaggggtggaggggtggaggggtggaggggtcaCCTCCAGCCCTCAGACGGCAGACGGTTCTCCAGCTGGGAGGAAGACTGTCTTCACGGCAGCAGAAGCTCAGATCAGGCCTGGAGTTTACTGCTCTGAATACAGTGACTCTCGTCTGTTGTTacagttaccatggaaaccgTTTGGTATTTGACTCATTTCATAGGTCAGGCCCAACAGAGTCCTGAAATCCATCACACTGTCCTTGAGAAAAGACCACACTACATAGATTGTATCTGCTTCCCATAGTGTGGAGGGCTCAGTCACACAGCATGAATCAAAGACAAAGTCTGTTCTCAGGCGAGTCGTCCTCAGTCCTCAGTCCTCGGTCCTCAGTCCTCAGTCCTCGGTCCTCGGTCCTCGGTCCTCGGTCCTCGGTCCTCAGACCTCCGCCACTGTCCCTGGGTGGGTTTTGTTGCTCATGAGGAGAACCTCTGGGCTAGTGTGGGAATGTTctggtgggtggagctggatgtGCTTTTCCTCAtcccacagcagtgtgtgtgtgtgtgtgtgtgtgtgtgtgtgtgtgtgtgtgtgtgtgtgtgtgtgtgtgtgtgtgtgtgtgtgtgtcctgctccgGGGGATCAGGTCACACATGAGGATTCTCACCTTTTCTTCAGCGAGCGGCTCAGCGACTCGGTCCTCTCAGTGATctggaagagaagcagaggtcagaggtcatggctCTCAGGCTGAAGAATGAGCCGAGCCCTGCTTGGGTCTGTTTGGCTGCAGACTCCCTCATTTCTGTCCAGGACCAACAGAGCCAGACACACTGGCCTCCATCAGCCTGCCGGAGCCATCACGAGGACAACACGAGGACAACACGAGGACAGTGtggacaagaggaggaggaccagcagccgGTCCGCTGTGGAGCACAACCCTCAAGCACAGGATGGAACTCCAGTTCTGCTTCCAGGGACTGATGCTGTTGTGTCACTGCAGCTAACCTGCAGGAGCTCGGACGACCTGCTGAAGTGGACAGGTCCTCAGAGGGTCCTCTGGTCCTTCAGCAGCCCGCCGGGACCCTGGTAGGCCCAACGCAagacagagagggggggagctgaggcccacacacacacgcacacacgctcacacgcacacaaacacacacccatgtgtgcacacacactggctggGCTCAGGCTCATGTCAGTagctctgcttcactgctttttaattttctctgaGAGGACAGATTGACAAgatctgggtttttttcaaGGTTCAAACCTCAaagtgacaacacacacacacacacacacacacacacacacacacacacacacacacacacacacacacacacacacacacacacacacacacaggaaacccCTGGTCCTACAGATGAACACCTGCACCCCAGACTGAATACTTCAGATCCAGAGCGATTCTGATGAAAGGCTTCCAGCTGAGGTGCAGCTCTCTAAAGTGTCCGCTCACTTCAGCATCGACCTGACAGACTCCACCCGTCACTCCGGCAGAACCGAGAGACAGGCTGACTTGACATGCACTTGCAGCCATTAAGGTAGtgtgctgaaatgtttttcacaccCTGCAGGTAGTTATTGAGTGATTCTACACCCACCTGAAGCTGAGGCTTCCCCGTCTCCACCTAACAGACTGAGGCTGGTTCAGACACTCAGTGGCAGACCTGCTGCAGTGGGAACCAGCCTGTAGTTCCTGGAGTCCACCAGACTGGCTCCAGGAACGGCCGACGACCCAGAAACAAAGACTTTGTCCAAAATATTGGTTCCAACACCTGCTTCACTCAGTACgtccctctgctgctgtttcttcatgaCCTGAATTCATCACGATCCAACCAAAACAAAGCTAagtgcaaacacaacacacacactgcaaagaGGGTGCAAAGGTGCAGAACACACATGCAGTGCCATGCACACACAGCTTCCTGTCAGAACCTGAGATAGACATGTCTGAACATTCCCAAAGTCCAGGAACCAGCGTGAGTCTGGAGTCTTGACACACAGGCTGAGGAATGTGTGTCGGACTGAAAGAGCTCTGTGCTTCATCACATCCCAGCAACACGGCCATGTACGGCTCGCCCACGTCCCACAACCCCACAGTCCCACATTTCAAGAATGGTGGCAAGCTTTTCATGGTGCagactggcacacacacacacacacacacacacacatgcaacttACAGGCTGAGATTGAACCCATGACCTGCAAAGGCAGCACAGAGGTCATGGTCACTGCGCGTTTTCGTTCAGACACTGATGTAGTTTCATGAACACTCAGGGACgcctgtctgtcctcatctctgtctTCAGGCTCGTCAAGCGGATCTATCGGAGCATGAAAGCCTCACTGCTGCGCAGGCTTTAATGCTGCAGCTGGATTATCAGAAAGCAACACAGCTTTGACTTTGACAGACGTTGTTTCTGAGCTTCATTTGATGTatttcagtgtgcagcagtgtcgTGCTCGCTCTGGGGGGCCACGGCGAGTTCAATAATCACACAGCACTTCCACAGCTGGAATTATAACGTCCAGGTTTCTATAGGAGCTCCGGCTTCCTAACACACATGCAGATTCATTTCGATATGGCAGATGGCGTCACTAAGCCGTGCCTGCAGCAGTCCACCCAGATCCTGCtccagtccagatccagatcacAGCCAGAGGGACTGCAGCTGAAAGGCCTGGGTCTTCTTCCCTGTCCTGACCGTCGTCGTgtctgcactgctgaggctggcTTTACCTTGTGGGTGGGAGTTCTGGGACTGAAGGGGCTGAACGTCTCCTCTCCGTCCACGCTGGATGAACTGAGGCCCTTCATCCTCTCAGcagcctccatcctcctcctctcaatGTCCTCCTTCatctgcctcctctcctcctgtccgtcacacacacacacacacacacacacacacacacacattcattcccAGCACTTTAAAGCAGTGGTGTCAGTGCTCTGTCTGCCTGGGACCTTCTTCATCGGACCAGGTCCAGACACACAGCCAGCTCCATGCCTGCTGTCTGGTTCAGCAATCAAAGAAGATTCATTTTAAACGCTTTCAGAATTCCTTGTCTGAGTCCTGGTTAGAATCGGCGGTCCAGAGCAGGACAGTCCTCCAGGGGAAtgtccctctgtctcctgcTCACCTCCTCCTTGGCCAGCCgctgccgctcctcctcctccctgcggCGCTCGTCCTGCTGCCGGACCCTCCGCcggtcctccctcctcctgtccagctgctgcagctcctgctcgtCCTCGGCCTGCCGCcgcctcagctgctccagctcccggctctccctctgctggaggccGCGCCGGATCTTCTCCAggcgccgctccgcctccaggACGGCCGCCGCCTCGCCCGCCTCGCCCGCCTCGCCCGCCTCGCCCGGCCTGCTGCACACGGCGCCTGGGTCTCAGCGCTGTCTCAACCAGTGTCTCGGTCAGTGTCTCGGTCAGTGTCTCGGTCAGTGTCTCGGTCAGTGTCTCGGTCAGTGTCTCGGTCAGTGTCTCAGTCAGTGTCTCGGTCAGTGTCTCGGTCAGTGTCTCGGTCAGTGTCTCGGTCAGTGTCTCAGTCAGTCTCTCAGTCAGTGTCTCAGTCAGTCTCTCAGTCAGTGTCTCAGTCAGTGTCTCGGTCAATGTCTCGGTCAGTGTCTCAGTCAGTGTCTCGGTCAGTGTCTCGGTCAGTGTCTCAGTCAGTCTCTCAGTCAGTGTCTCAGTCAGTGTCTCAGTCAGTGTCTCGGTCAGTGTCTCAGTCAGTGTCTCGGTCAGTGTCTCAGTCAGTGTCTCAGTCAGTGTCCACATTCTGCCTCCCACCTCTTCAGGTCCTGCTGATGTCTGTCCAGATGCAGTCCTATGCCTGCTGAGGCTGGACGGATGGAGACGAGCCGCTCACCTGCTCGTCCTGCTCCATGAGGACacgtctccagctgctgcgctgctgttCCAGCTGCAGGGCTTCGGCTCTTGTTGAAGGAAAACCCTGGACGTGAAGGACATTTTGActtcttttctgtcttccaCCTGTGAATAACAGCAGGTCAGGAACAGCAATGTCATAAATTATTTGTTGAGATCAAGATTTCACTGGTTGAAATGTTGAAAGCTGCTTCATCAGCatttgtttctgcaggtttcagAGACGTTCAGAGGAGAGGTTTTTGTCAAAGAAAAGCTTCAGATTAAAGTTTGTAAACTGGTTTAACCACAGACTGAAATGATGACTTGCTTTCAGGAGGCTGTATGATTGAAATGCCCTTCTGCCTGAATACGACAAAACCGCCGTCACACTGTTGAAGCAACCAGTGCCAATGTGGTGtttttacccacaatgcactccTGACCACTCAGTGCTATTGAGACTGACACTGAAGGCTCCCTGAGCTACATACGGTACGTCTTCCTTCTTCTGCTCTTATATTAGCTTAACTGTGCTCTGAACACATCCTAGTCACAGTGAACCTGAACGGTTAGGCttagggtcagaggtcagggttagggttagggttagagtttAAATCTGACTGGTGATGCACAACGACCAGAGCAGCAGGATGTCTTCAGTGGGATTCAACCTGCAAACATCCCAGTGCATTGCTGAACTAACTGGATCCTGATGAAAGCATGAATAGTGTCCTGCTGTGAGTGCTGCTAGCAGTAGGGTTTGTAGTTGCAGCTGTTCACACGTTGGTTCTTCTTTCAAACAGCATCAGTGAGCATCTTCTGCCATGAATCTCTTAAAGCAGCTTCATTTGCTGTTTGATTAATGATGATCTTTAAAGAATGAACCCGTGATGAAGCTACTGCAGATGAATTTTCAGTCGTTCTCGCACCACTGGACCAAAAACAGGGTTTTTTGATGAAAGAGGCGAAACAGTCTGAATGTTCCTCATACACCTGAAACAGGCTGCTGTGATTTAAATTGATTTTATATTCACAGTTTTAAACATACTTCAGTTTGTTGCCTTGCTggtgttgttttgtctttttcagacTGAGCCTGGTTTTTcttagcctcgtaaaccagccccgcccactcctcatccacatttggatttggagctcagtctggataggagcccatagaaacttcttaCAGGGGGCGTTGGTTACttctttgactgacagcatacttcagccaatcagtgcttcaaaacaatacgtcatcaaaatgcgttagcttctgtaagggttagcattagctcattagctctagcttctctacacgcaaagacgcGTGAAAACGTCTTCTCCTGTCAGAccctctccaggccagactctggctcttgcttgattgttgtaatacgtGGTAccttggctataactttactgattgcagctttcagacgatggttaaagtccgtcatctccgctacgcgccgtgatggcgtcacttccggtttagccaccggaattcgccaaaaaaatttgaaaacaaaaagcggcaacgctgattgacTCAGCCGTTCACGACCGAGTGAAAGCCCCTTCTATgagctcctacccagactgagcccaactccaaaatccaaacggaggaggagtgggcggggctggtttaccaggcaaggtttttctccagcagctttttgaaatgGATTTCTGATGGAACGAGTTTGGGTGATGTGGTTAAATCCACTTTGCACTGCTGTTAAATTAGATGAGTGGACTCCATCTTCTCCGGGTGGAACGGCCAGCAATgcaatgaggctggtgtcaaattccAAAGACATGAAATTTCATGTGAGCAGATGGGACCCTGATGAAGCCCTACTGGTTTGTACCGTGGTCGGACACCCTCTGGTAGTAAACCACGGAAGGTTTCTTTAATAAAGTTccataaaatgaaagaaataagaaaacacactAAGCTGTCTTCAAGTGTTGAAACAGACTCTTTCACAATAAAGCAGTGCTTCACTGTGGAGGTTGTACCTCTGTGTCTGGCTGCTCAAcctcagctctcctctctggaaCTGCttgctcctccctcctctgctccttcttcttcttctccctctcagCCTGGATGAGGTTCTCGTCGTACTCCTTCCTCCTCACCATCTCCAGCATCCCCACATCCACCCCGTCCTGCTGCCGCTGGAGCGGGCTGGAGGAGGCCACCGTCGTTGTGGGCGTGGCTGTGGTTGTTCTCTGGCCCTCCTGGCGGTCGTCCTCGCCGTTGTGGGGGTCTCCATCGCCTCCCTGGCTGAGCTCCTGCATGCGCTGCTGCCTGCGCCTCTCCCTGCGCTGAGTCCAGTCGCTGAAGCCTTCATCCTCCTCTAAAGATGGACAGCTGCTGGTTTTCAGGCCGCCGTCGAATCTGCAAGTGGTCCAAGTGAGAAGAGAGTCAGCAAACCAtcgatgtatggatggatgatggacagatggattaaATCAGATCTAGAGGAGGATGATCTCTGAGGCCGGAGCCACACTGGCAGCAGGGTCGCTGTTACTGAAGCCCTCAGACTAACTCAGACTGTTATGAGAGGATGAATGTGCTTTCGTCTGGGAGCTCACACTCTGGCAGGACTGCACACCCGACTTCCCAGAAGCCATCTGAACGATGCTCACACACTGGATGTCAAAGGGCATTACGTCACCGCTCACTCGCTTCACAAGAGGCTTGATTACAGAGTGGAGCCGGGAGCTGAGAGCACCTGAGCCGGGACGGTGACGGATCGGCTGCAGGCTGTAATCAAGACCCTGGAATTAGAAGTCAGCTGGGACGACACAAGCCCGAACACGGCCGTGGTTTTCCCCAGACGCTCCGTCCTGAACATTCCTCCAGGACGGAGTCATGAGAACACAGCTGCGTGGAGCAAGGTGACCGGAACGCCAAAACATCTACTGTGGACAGGAAGACATCCATGAAGCTCTGAAAaccagtgaggaggaggaggaggaggaggagggggaggaaggctATCGTTGTTAACACTCAGAGACTGTCAGCTGATGAAAAGCATGTTAAACCTGCTGAAATGAAGCCATGAAGGTGATGTTCGGTGAGGTCAGTGTCGCTCAGCTTCCGCTGGGAGTCGACGGACTCCAGATGAGTGAatcatgttgtacagctcagCTTCCCGGGTTCCCATGAGCACACAGAGCAGGAATTCTAACTTCTTTACATGGTACAGAGTGAGAGTGAAGCcatttccttctcttcctcttcaccaTTCTGGCTCTGCTCACATTTCCAGCTCTGCAAACGTGTCTGGCCTCACTCTCCATCggcccagcagagggcgctgctcTAGGTCAGAATACTGACAGAAGTGTGAAGTTCTTATATACTGAGGAAGAGGATGCTCGGACCGACTGACGGCCCTGATCTGAAAAGCCACCTGGTTCCCAGCGAGCAGCTGATTGATTCTGCTGACTCAGCTCGACTCGGCCTGGTTCTTTGGACTGCTGCAGCCTTACCTGCTTTCGTCTGCGGGCGTCTGTTCGTCCGGTGACGACTCCTCCGGCGCCGAGCTGCTGTTTCTCCGGCGCAGAGCCTCtcgagcgcggcggcggcgctccctctccacctcctcggcGTCCTCGATGCTCCGCTGAGCCGTCAGCCTGCACACAGGACCGCCACACTGGGATGAGGCTGCAGCGCTCACAGCCTTCAGACATTCGAACCCGGAGCACGACTGGCTCAACACTCAGAAAGACTAGATTTACTCCCCCAGTGCAGCACAGGCACTACTTCAGAGGCTCTTTCATCCTGGCGTTTCAGCATCTGGACTGCTGCTGTCACCAGCTGTGCTGGAAAACAATCAGAGCCTGAAAGACCAGCATGCATCTCTTCCAGACCACTGCTGTCGCCTCCGAGCTGCAAGAACGTCACCAGGAATGATAAACACACATGTTCAGCAAGCCGTCGCCACATTCACCCCACATAGCGCTGCTACTCTTGGTGGATCAGTCTGGAGCGCTGACGCTCCACATTCAGCAGAACCTCGTCAGGATGGAAccaacacacagctgcacactGTTCAGTTTAGAAAGAACCTGTGAGTCTGCATCCAGGGCGCTGACCTTATCTCACAGTGTGCACTGAattactggtgtgtgtgtgtgtgtgtgtgtgtgtgtgtgtgtgtgtcctgtttttgttgctgttcttTACTTCTTGAGCCTTCAGCCGGGGCTGAAGACACGACAGCCTGtgtatgaaaatacatttccttTGTCTTCTTCAAActgaggagaagacagagcagcaggactTTCCCTTCCTGCTGCTCTCATTCCATCTGAGGAACCAAAACATGGCCGTCAGCATTTTGAGCTCTTTGGAGGAGAGAAGCAGCGAGAAGCTGAGCGTGGATTATCTAAATGGGAAGGTTCTGCCATCAGGTGAGATTCTCCACGCCGCTCTGGGACTGTTTGTTTGCTCAGAGAATCCTGTGCAGGACCTGAAGGCCAATCGGCTCCAGTCTCCACTTCCTGACCCGGCGTTCGGCTTCCTGCCTCCtggtcctccgtcctcctctgtctcGGCGCTCTGCTGGAGATTCACACTGAAGCCGGTCTTTGTCTCACTCTCAGTTGTTTGTGAACGCTGAGAGGCTGAGGAGAGAGCCTGTGAGtcctctgctgctggctgtcaCTTCACCCCATTGGATTCATTCTGTGATCCTAACAGTCAGCCTTTGTCTGGACGGATTCACCAtcagttcagctgctgcatCAGTTTTGGTCAAAGTTTGGCAAAAACTTCCCTTTAGTGGTGAAACAGTATAAAACCACACCAGAGCAATCCACTGCCCCACCCATCAGGTCTGCCTGACGGGATGAGACCGGGCTGGGTGGCTGGAGGCCCGGAGCCAGGATCCTGATAAGCTCTCCCCTCGTCAGCACTGCCAGCTGGTCCCTGACCTCAGCTCTCTGTCCGTCCTTCCTGTAGAGGCCAGCAGGGAGCGGACAGGAAACCAGTCAATggctgagggtggagagggcGGTGCACAGCTGGGCGGAGGCCAGCTGGACCGTTCACCCAGGTGACCCGGCAGTGATGTGGGCGGTGTGGAGCAGGAAGAGCAGGGTGAgctgtttgtctgagtgagtctCCATGGTTCTCGGCGGCAGAGAGCTGATCTGAACGGTGTCTCACGTCAGTGGTGAGGACACCATGACCTGCTGGTCTGAGACTCTCCAGAACCAGCTCCTTCTCGTGACGGACGGAGGTTCCAGTGGTTGGAATACCTCTGCCAGTCCTGAGTGGGAGAACGTGAAACCAAAACATGTTGTTCTAATTAGATCACCAGATCAGCCTTTCGCCCAGCTCTCCAGGAAGGAGGGCCAGCGAGGCGACTGTGTTATCAGCTGCTGGGGTGTTGTTCTCAGAGAGCTGGATGTGAAGCCTCGCCCTGCCCTCGCTCTGCCCTGTGGGTAATCAGTCACCGAGCTCCTGGATCCAGCGTCTGGACCCGGCTCAGCGAGTCCTCTCTACCGGACTGGTTCTGACGTTACCTTCTTGCTCCTGATTTTTACCGGAACCACAAACCTTTCTCGCTGTCTCCGACTGCACATTCACCTGAGCCACAGgatggctccgcccccttctgTGAGGGCTGAATCTGTTAACGGAGACGGGAACCAGGCCTGGACACGTCGCTCCTGGCACCAGCGTGCCTTTCAGCACCGGAGGTCGTTTCATCGACATGACTCAAGATCAGCTCCACAGGAGTGAGAACTGTAAACACTCCGATTATCAAATGAAACGACGGCAGCGATGCCGGGGAATCTGCTGGCTGACTCATCAGTTCTTATCTAACACTTTACTCAGACTGCGTGTgagccgccagcagcagcaggctgggctTGATGAGGTTTTagaaatgtttctgtctgcGAGGCGCTTTTGAGATCGGAACAGTTTTGAGAGCATGGATCCTCAATCCATGCTCTCAAAACGCCGTGTGGCCTTCAGGGACTGTGAGACCCTCAGTCTCACAGTCCCTGAAGGCCACACGGCGCCCATCCTCCAATGCTGGCCCCCCACTGTGACACGACCACCAAATGAATCATCAGCCTGATGGAGACGCTGTGCAATGAGCAACgaatgtaaataaatgaaaaccgCCTTTGACTGAAGattaaagaacatttaaagAGGCTTCAGAGGAGTGTGTTTATCTGGAAGACGCAGCTGGCTGATCCACAGAGCCGTGGTAAAGAAAGACGCAGCTTTAAGCTGCGGAtgaacaaaaccaacaacagcagaggaaatacgaccacacactcacacaccagacAAAAGCTGAGCGACGGCACAGCCGGAGGCCCGGCGCCGGCCTCTGTCTGCACATGTCTCTCAGCTCTGTGACGTTCTCCCGGAGGGACTCGGCGTCGTGACGGAGGAGGCTGAGGGCGCGAAACCCTCCGGCTCCGTGGTGAGACAGCATGCCGTCATCGACAGGACGACTGACGCGGTAATGACAGTCTGCCGGCGCCCGCCACCGCACGCCTCAGGCCACGGCGGCGGGAAGACGCCTCCACCGGGAAGACACCTCCACCGGGAAGACGCCTCCACCGGGAAGACACCTCCACCGGGAAGACACCTCCACCGGGAAGACACCTCCACCGGGAAGACGTCTCCACTGTGAAGACGCCTCCACCGGGAAGACGTCTCCACTGTGAAGACGCCTCCACTGTGAAGAAGCCTCCACCAGGAAGACGCCTCCACCGGGAAGACGGTGGAGGCGTCTTCACAGTGGAGACGTCAGTGAAGACAgctgagctggaggacagcaggactgTTTTCATGGACCATGAACGACAGGAGAATATGTGAGACGAAGACGAGTGAAggacaaacaaaagaagaacaGGCTGCCTCTcagtctctctttctgtcattttgagacattatttatatttttctgttCAAACACATGACAGGAGAATGAGTGAAGCACAGACGAGTCTCCCTGTTTTCCTTGTAGCTTCCCTCAGTGCTCCACAGGAGAGACAGTACATTCATGAGCTTCAGGCTTCCTCTGTTTGCGTCGTTCTCAGCATGCTGTCAGGCTTTATTCATGTTAACAAGGTAGAAAAAGTTCAAAGAGAAATAGAACTGATGAGATCAGTGTCTGGTCCATGAAGCTGCAGCGTTCTGTCGGTGTTCTGCAGTCTCTGCAGGAGGCGGGGaacttcctcctctgtctggcTTTTCATTATAAAGGTCTTCAATATAAAGG
Above is a window of Salarias fasciatus chromosome 7, fSalaFa1.1, whole genome shotgun sequence DNA encoding:
- the lsp1a gene encoding non-muscle caldesmon isoform X2, translated to MSNALMRRNSSKQGLQNLMRLTAQRSIEDAEEVERERRRRAREALRRRNSSSAPEESSPDEQTPADESRFDGGLKTSSCPSLEEDEGFSDWTQRRERRRQQRMQELSQGGDGDPHNGEDDRQEGQRTTTATPTTTVASSSPLQRQQDGVDVGMLEMVRRKEYDENLIQAEREKKKKEQRREEQAVPERRAEVEQPDTEVEDRKEVKMSFTSRVFLQQEPKPCSWNSSAAAGDVSSWSRTSRPGEAGEAGEAGEAAAVLEAERRLEKIRRGLQQRESRELEQLRRRQAEDEQELQQLDRRREDRRRVRQQDERRREEEERQRLAKEEEERRQMKEDIERRRMEAAERMKGLSSSSVDGEETFSPFSPRTPTHKITERTESLSRSLKKSNSFKKTQPLVLVSRIEDKLEQYTHAVENAQDSRAVKASLTDLPSSPEAVASKKNLFETGETWNQSPSKGATCKDVKAGDVMQKKNMWEIIGDSGRTGHTVKASAAGKKFKFVVTGHGKYEKISADGESSGATSNGKPDSYHSDF
- the lsp1a gene encoding lymphocyte-specific protein 1 isoform X1, with translation MSNALMRRNSSKQGLQNLMRLTAQRSIEDAEEVERERRRRAREALRRRNSSSAPEESSPDEQTPADESRFDGGLKTSSCPSLEEDEGFSDWTQRRERRRQQRMQELSQGGDGDPHNGEDDRQEGQRTTTATPTTTVASSSPLQRQQDGVDVGMLEMVRRKEYDENLIQAEREKKKKEQRREEQAVPERRAEVEQPDTEVEDRKEVKMSFTSRVFLQQEPKPCSWNSSAAAGDVSSWSRTSSRPGEAGEAGEAGEAAAVLEAERRLEKIRRGLQQRESRELEQLRRRQAEDEQELQQLDRRREDRRRVRQQDERRREEEERQRLAKEEEERRQMKEDIERRRMEAAERMKGLSSSSVDGEETFSPFSPRTPTHKITERTESLSRSLKKSNSFKKTQPLVLVSRIEDKLEQYTHAVENAQDSRAVKASLTDLPSSPEAVASKKNLFETGETWNQSPSKGATCKDVKAGDVMQKKNMWEIIGDSGRTGHTVKASAAGKKFKFVVTGHGKYEKISADGESSGATSNGKPDSYHSDF